agagaaaccaagaaactgatcccattcacaattgcatgaaaaaccataaaatacctaatgGTAAACCaaatcaaggatgtaaaagacctatatgatgaaaactataaaaaacttatgaatgagattgaagaagacaccaagaaatggaaaaaacattccatgcttatggatctgaagaataaacattgtgaaaatgtcattactacccaaagcaatctacacattcaatgcaatcccatcaaaatttcaccaacattcttcgcaaagctagaacaacctatcctcaaatttatatggaaccacaagagacatcgaatagtcaaagtaatgttgaagaagaaaaccaaaatgggaggcatcacaatcccagactttagcttctactacaatgCTGtcgtcatcaaaacagtatggtattggcacaaaaacaagacacatagacaaatggaatagaatagagaaccagagctggatccacaaatgtacagccaattagtttttgacacagcaggaaaaagagtatctgatggaaaaagactgcctctttagcaggggttgctgggagagctggacagcaacacagagaagaatgaaactggacaactttcatacatacaccattcacaaaaatagactcaaaatatctaaaggacctcaatgtgagacaggaaaccatcaaaaccctcgaggagaaagtaggaaacaacctccttgaccttaacaGCACAATTTCCTAATAGACACATCccctaaggcaagggaatcaagagcaaaaatgaactattgggaccttatcaagataaaaatcttctgcaatgcaaaggaaacaataaaaataaaaaagtaacaggcaacctacagaatgggaaaagatcatggcagatggcatatcagataaagggctagtatccaaaatctacaaggaactcaccaaactccacacccaagaaacaaataacccagtgaagaaatgggcagaagacatgaacagacacttctccaaagaggacatccagatgggctacaggcacataaaatgatgctcaacgtcactcatcatctgggaaacacaaatcaaaaccacactgagataccacctcacgccagtcagagtggctaaaatgaacaaatcaagagactctgaTGAggatgagggtgtggagagacaggcaccctcctacactgttggtggccatgtaaacagtgtgaagtttcctcaaaaaactatcaatagaaatcccctatgacccagcaatagcagtgctagggatctacccaagggatacagaagtgctgatgcataggagcacatataccccaatgttcatagcagcactgtcaacaatagccaaaacatggaaagagcctcaatgttcatcacctgatgaatggatcatgaagatgtggtgtgtatgtgtgtgtgtatatatatatatactccacacaatggagtattatatggccatgagaaagaatgaaatctggccatttgtagcaaagtggatgaacctagatggtgtcatggtaagcgaaataagtcaggtggaaaaggacagataccatatgtttgcactcataggtctaacaggagaacaggtgaaacctaatggaggaccagggtgaggggaagggggaaagagagttggggagagagacggatgcaaaacctgagagactattgaatactgaaaacgaaccgaggagggaaggggagggggagggcggaaaagaagtggtggtactggaggagggcacttgtggggaagagtactgggtgttatttggaaaccaacatGATAATaaaccattaaagaaaacaaaaagaaaacaataaaaaataaaaataaaacattcgaTGCTTAAGTTAATTATGATCTGATCCACAGAtgtgtaaacaaaacaaaataaaaacaacaacaacagcaacagaaacTTATAataatcagggcgcctgggtggctcatttggttaaatgtccaactttggctcaggtcatgatctcatggttcacgagtttgagccccatatggggctctctatgctgacatcttagagcctagagcctgcttctgtgtgtctctcaaaaacaaagcaaaacaaaacaataatctACTAATTATACTAATTTTTCGGTGAGACTTATTATTGCCTTGTAGCAGTTAAATAACTCAGTGGAGAAAAGCATAACATTATTTCCCCTTTGGAATACAGCAGCTTGTTAAATTATAACTCTTGGACAATGTTCAAGTGCTTAAGAGACTAGTGAGAGGAGGCAAAATAGCCAACCTCTTTAGGTCTCAGACTTTTTCCTACCTGAGATCACAAAACCAGTTTTGGAAATCATATGATTCCTAGGATCAATACATGTACTAATCTctattaaaatgagattttataaTATCCTTCTGCCCTTGTGATGGTAATACTGAAGAAGACAACTGGAACTTTTATATACCAGGTTTGGAGGTATACTATTCATTGattgttttggaagaaaaaaagcatttaaacatAACATATTTTAGATCTAATTATTTGGGATTTGAGAAAAAGGGAGTTGAAACACTaactttgaaaataatgaaaacaaaaaagtaaagggAAGGTTTTATTCTCCTGCACAGATTGTTTGATTTAATAATGTCAGGTGTCTGTGGTGATAATCACTGTGAGAAATATAGATCTATATAAGTATATCcatatatagatataattatacatattttcttcagtttaagAGACTTcgctttttatgattttttaaaattctatcataTAGTAATTTGAATGAGAGCATATACAACAATTGCCAGGTATCTAACTGTTAGTGATGTGTTTTGGCATGTAACACTCTAAGCTTAAATTGTACTAAATGTTAAATTGAATCACAACTAGTAAGAGTAAGTAATGAATAAGTAACCTCAAGATGaaacaacagtaaaaaaacaCTGTGTTGAAAGTGCAATGCTATATTTATAGCTCCCCAAATATTAATCACATGTGTATGAGTTAGAATCCTcaataactctttttttaaggttatttattttttagagagagagagagagcacgcaatcacagggaagggacagaaagagagggagacagaatcctcagcaggctccacactttcagcacagagcatgatgggggatcgaactcacaaactatgcaATGATGTCCTAAACCatagtttgatgcttaaccaactgagccacccagcaccccttcaAACTCTTTAAGGCAATATTTCCCAAACATTTTATATCTATCACATTAGAGAAAAACATATATGATAATCTTTCTATTTGTAGCTCTGAACTTCTGAGTTTTTCTTGCTCCATCACTTCAGCTGCTAATTGTATTATAAGATAAGACatttatttatagcatttcaACAGTGACAGAACATATCtatcaaatttaatttaattcttacaaacatattttaagtcattttgaagatttttacatcttGGACTGAAATGCATTCTAAAATTTATCTCATTGATTCATTAAagtatacatatttgtattttctaatatattaaaatatttttacatttgaattCCCAATTCCAGCAACCTCTATTGTCCATCTTTCCATTGTCCATCACAATGGGGAGATGTTGAtcacatttttaagataaataatagaagaagaaaatgtgggcGAGAATATTGTATACTGCAGCTTAATATTTTCCTAACTTTGTATGAAAGCGGGttaataaaatctgtaaaatagaagACACCAATGTGTCACTTTAAAACAAATTGACAAACACACTCACTAGACTAAAATGATCTGGATTTATCTCTAACAGTTGTGGTCCCTTCTTTTCTGCCAGAGATTTCCATTAattttctgggaagaaaagaggaagacaaggaaggaGATTGGACAGGAAGTAGATTTGGAAACTGTTATGGATTGCAacaatacacattttaggattagaTATGTAACTatgatgaaaaagggaaaaagagtttgtgaggaaaatatgttttctttcattctatagtGGTAAAAGTCAGATGGCAGTGGGAATAATGAATAAATTGGTGATGAGGAGGTCAATAATCTTTGCTCAAATCATGTAGAATTTTGGGTAACTAAACCAGGACATGTATTATATGAAAGCATGCACATAAAACCCAATattcttatgaaaaatattttgaggatcGTGATTGAAAACAAAGATTGATTTCTACTTAATCTCTCtagtaaacatttcaaatataagaACATCTCTAATGTGAGCAGACAGTAAATAGGTTAAAGATTTCACTGAGGGATTGCAGGTCTGTAATCATTTTTCTTAGAATTGTTTACTACTCCACTCCTTGAaggaatgctttaaaaaatttcattattcATAGGCTAATTATGAAATAGAGGGCCATTTGTCTCAGACGCAATTTAATACTTTGAACGGTTTGTCACTCTGAATGTACTGAGAGATATGGGAAGGATACACGTTTTTCATGTTTTGATAAGGACAGTTGAAGTTTTCAATCCTTCAACATTTTTACAGGACATATGTGGACAACATAAGAATTGCACATTTACAGGAACTGAAAATAaagtgtttcaataaaacttaatGACTCAAGAAATAATTGGTTATTGATATACTGAGTAAGAGTTAGATGAAAGTAATTTCTCTGGTAAACGGTTTGGAGGACTGCCATTGTAGAAAGTCGTTTTATGTTCAATATTGAAAACTTGATAGTgatattttgtttcctattttgtaTACAGATTATGCTTCCAATAGTGACAAATCTCACAGCTGTGACAGAATTTATCCTCATGGGATTTTCTacagataaaaatatacacattttgcaTTTAGTCCTCTTCTTTTTGATTTACTTCGGTGCTCTGATGGGGAATGTCCTCATTATTATGATCACAACTTTGGACCAGAGTCTCCACACGCCCATGTACTACTTCTTGAATAACTTATCCTTTTGGGATCTCTGCCTAATTTCAATCATCATTCCCAAATCCATTGCCAACTCTTTGTCTCATGATAACTCCATCTCATTCACTGGCTGTGTTGCCCAGGTCTTTCTGGTGATTTTTTCTGCCACCACAGAACTGAATCTCCTGACAGCAATGTGCTTTGACCGTTATGCTGCCATATGCCATCCCCTGCACTATGAAATCATCATCACTAAAGACATGTGTGTTTATTTGATAGCTGTGTCGTGGCTGGGTGGGGGTCTGACTGCTGTGATGCATACAGTTAGTACCTTCTCCTTATCCTACTGTGGGTCTAACATAGTCCATCAGTTCTTTGGTTACATCCCCAAGTTATTGGCTATATCTTGCTCAGAAAATTTAACAAGAGAAATTGTACCTATCATCATTAGTGTGGTGTTGGATATATGCTGTTTTATTTGCATCATTATTTCCTATGTGAACATCGTTTCTGCTGTCAAGAAGATTCCATCAACAGAAGGTCAGTCAAAAGCCTACAGCACTTGCCTTCCACATCTGGTGGtagttgtattatttttcttcactggCTTCGTTGCTTATCTAAAGCCAGCTTCAGGGAATCCTTCTATTTCTGACCTTTTAATTTCTATGTTCTACACTATGGTGCCCCCAACTGTTAATCCTTTTATATACAGTCTAAGAAATAATGCCATGAAAATGTCACTACGGAGGCTACTGAAAAGAATATTCACCACAAGGTAAAAGATATtcgctctttcttttcttttattttcaataatacaTATGATCTACAATTTTACACACATTATTTCCTAGAATATTTGCTTCAAAATTTTCTAGAGCTTTTTCAGGTTTAAAAGCATTATGAGGGAGTACAGAAAATTTCCCTATATCCCCTGCATACACCATTGCATAGTCTTCCACAATAACAATATATCTTACCAgcatcatactttaaaaaaaacaacaaaggtaTATCTACTGTTAAACCTCATGATTATCCAAATCTATAGTTTATATTAGGTGTTCTCTTAGTGTGTTATGCCAGAGTCTtgctccagcaggcccagggttcCCCCAAGGATGGAAGGTGACTGCAGGAAAGAGATGACAATTGGTGAAatgggaagggaatgagagagctaTGAGTTTCttttgatcaccaggcagacatctctgctcaccaggaaggcatctctgcactgactggagagtcggctttatttattaaaaaattgtatggggtacaaaacaggagtggcaattgcctctGACAATGACTTTTGATGACAAactcattggtatgtaaaaatttcccagaatatagattggtagaagactcatgcataatccttatcaatagtgattgattgtacattatttagatgcttatcagatgggaaaggaaggtattctcagcattcaaatacaaggcaatgtttttcgCATAGAAAACACAAAGGTTAATTCATTGTGAGGAGGAGTCCATAGGccgttttcttgaggggaagtaaataGGTTACTCAGGAAATGTAAAATTTGCTCTCATAAACAccaaagaaattcctataatctccttcacaaggtacagttcagAAAGGCTTCCAGCAGTTTCCATGTATGGTTTTGGACAAATGCATCCTTNNNNNNNNNNNNNNNNNNNNNNNNNNNNNNNNNNNNNNNNNNNNNNNNNNNNNNNNNNNNNNNNNNNNNNNNNNNNNNNNNNNNNNNNNNNNNNNNNNNNACTAACAATAAAGCTACTATACACCTCCTTGTATAGTTTTGTGTACATAAATTTCCTTTAccgggagggaggcctgggtggctcagctggttgagggtccgacctcagctcaggtcatgatctcgcagttggtgagttccagaatggcgtcaggctctgtgctgacagctcagagcctggagcctgcttctgattctgtatccctatatctctgcccctcccctactcgcttttgtctctgtctctcaaaaaatgaagacaaaaatatttaaaaattggtctTCGTATAAATAGAGTAGCATGATTGTGAGATTGTATAgctgcaggggaccagcccacgcaccccagtcgaaaggtcgcCACGTAGGGGTTTGGTGTCGGCGCGATATCtataagaaggaagacagacaacgacaaacaagacagacaacgggcatggtggaaaagccacattttacttagatggccagggtcttatatatcataggtgattacatcatttctttagttgttacatagctcaaggtctttgaagtgaagacatgctccagaaaggatcgtgtttaacaggacaggtgtaaatattaggaattatcaagtcattgcagaagagggattccctaataatagtctggctccaaggagaagatgagcctgcagatttctatgaggatatttacatttcttaagacccctcatcaggtatgcatgggcaagatgctcatcctttaataggcaaatcttttggcagaggcttgtggtttactcccaacagcagacaaagagctagaaagcaaagtaaggggagagCTTGTGCCACTGACccaaccaagttgattcaaagcctaaaagtatatgtctctttacaaagcaatgagaaaatcacagacaggatgaataaaagccacatgtgcggcccaggagaccaaatattgCTTGAGGgttaatttttgcctactggaCCCCAACATAtagtaaatttatatattttttatttaaatctagtaTACTTGaaataatatgttatattattttcagatgtataatatagTAACTCAACAATGCCATACACCACTCAGTGCTTAATGCAATAAGTGCTTGCCTTAATCtgcatcatctatttcacccatcatcCTACCtaactcccctctggtaaccatcagtttgtgcTCTATAGTTAATATGTTTctctggttgttgttgttgttgttgctgttggtgttcttgttttctctttgttcatttgtttggtttcttaagtTTTACATActagtgaaattatatggtatttgtcttagacggacttatttcacttaccatgatattctttttcttagttcCTGTCTTTGCAAAAggaaagatttaattctttttgtggctaaataatattacaaacacacacacacacacacacacacacacatacacacactacacactctacttctttatccattcctctcttgatggatgaatgggctgctttcataatttggctattgtaaataacactacAATAAATAATAGGGGtgtatgtatctctttgaatttgtggagtttttctaaattttctttttggggtAAATATTCCATTATTGCAATTAGTGGAACAtactgtagttctgtttttaactttttgaggaatatccatattattttccttggtggctgcaccagtttcccaccaacagcgcaagagtcttcctttttcttcacatcctcaccaatgcttgATTCTGTTTTTGCCTTGGTTTGTTTGGTCTGtgatggtttgttttgttttgtttaccattgtgacaggtgtgaggtggtatctcattatagttttgatatgcatttccgtgatgatgagtgatggtgagcattttttcatgtgtttgttggctatCTCAAAGTCTTCagggagaaatgtctgttcatgtcatctgcccatcTTTTAACTGGATTCCTTTTTCTGGAAGTTGTGTTATATTGGTTCTTTATAAATTTGGGTTACTAGTCTCTTATCAGTTATGTTccttacaaatatcttctcctatgccttaggttgccttttagctttatTGTCTACTTCACTAAGCGGAAGTTCTTTGATGGCATTCCAatagtttattcttgcttttattgttcttgcctccagagacatacctagaaaaagtTTGCTATGCCAGATGTAAGAGATATTATTGCCagtcttctgggagttttatgcCTTCAGTCTcctatttaggtctttaatccattgttAGCTCAtgtctttgtgtatggtgtaagaaagtggtccagttcatTCTATTGAATGAGCTGTCTGGTTTGACCAGCTCCCTTTGTGCAAGAGACCACCTTTATTGTCCCATTggatattcatttctcttttggcatgattaattgaccatataattgtgaggtttatttctgaattttctattttttttgttgatgtgtctatttttgtactctgatcatactgtttttattacgactactttgtaatataatttgaagtctagaattgtcaCACctccactttgcttttctttttcaagcttcTTTAGGCTATTCAAagtcttttgtgatttcttctaAACTTTAAGATTGTTTATTCTAATTCAGTGATAAGTGCTTTTGATggtttgatagggattgcatcaaatgtgtagattgctttgtatATTATAGACATTTAATcaacatttgttctttaaatCCATAAGCCTgtattatctttccatttatttgtgtcatcttcaatttacCTAatagtgttctgtagttttcagaatcTTCAAAATATAGATGTTTCAGCTCATTACATTCATTTCTAAGTATGTTATTTTTGGGACAGATGTGAGAtggttttctaaatttctatttctgctgctttgttattgaTGTATAGAAGTGCAACACATTTCtctgcattgattttgtatcctgcaaaatTATTGAATCCATTAATCAGCTTTAGTAGATTTTTGGTTAAGcctttagtgttttctatatatagtctcatgtcatctgcaaatagggagaGTTTTGCATCTGTCTTACTGATCCAGATTGCTTTTATGTCTTTCTGCTGTCTAATTGTTGTAGCTAGGGCTTCCagtagtatgttgaataaaagtagtgagaatgGACAaccttgtcttatttctgacaTGGGtgaaaagctgtcagtttttcccaacTGAGTTTAATGTTCACTGCAGGGTTTTCCTAGATAGCCTTTATCACTGTTGAggtgttttccctctctccctactttGTAGAGGGATTTTTcctcatgaatggatgttgtgttttgtcaaatgcttttgtttcctctATTGAGAGGATTACAtacttcttatcctttcttttattaatgtagtgtatcagATTGATTGATTTGCGAGTATTGAACCATGCTTGTAACCCAGGAACAAGTCCCATTTGATCATagtgaattattcttttaatgcagAGTTGGACTCAATTTGCTActattttactgaaaatatttgcattcatgttcttcagggatattggctCATAGTTCTCTGTTTTTAGTGGAatcattttttggttttcatatcAGGAAAATGCCAGCCTCATACAATGAacttagaagttttccttcttggGGAAACTGGGTGGCACACTAGGTTAAGtgtaggactttggctcaggtcatgatttcatgatttgtgagttcaaaccccatgtcaggctctgtgctgacagttcagagcctaaagcctgcttctgatctgtgtctccccctctctcggcccaccgccactcattctctctctctctctctttctctcaaaaataaaaattaaaaaactttaaaaagtttttgttttgttcttacttttcattttggattattttgagaataagggattagctctttaaatatttggtagaattcaccttgaaaccatctggccctggatttttttttttttaaagattcttgattactgattcaattatTTTGCCAGCAATCAATCTTTCCCTGTTTTCtgcttcttgtttcagttttggtcatTTATAAATTTCGCTAATATATCCATTTCTTAtaggttgttcaatttgttggcatataatacttaataatattctcttaaaattgtttgtatttctgtgccattgattattttttctcctatctTATtggtgattttattcattttgattcttttctgtttttttgagaagtctgactagagttttatcagttttattaaaaaacaaacccagctccttgtttcattgtttcattttattgggtttttaagtttctatatcactgatttttgctctgatctctttattattttctcctctctacTGGTTTTAGGCttaatttattgttctttttgtgGCTTCTTTTTCAGTAaggttagtttatttatttgagatttattattattttttttttgcttcttaaggTAGGCCTTCATTGCGATATTCTTTTATCTTATAACCATTTTCACTGCATTCCAAATGTTTTTGtctgttgtgctttcattttaatttgtttccatgtatttttatttatttttttttgatttcCTGATTTATCTATCCATAGTTTTGTAGCACGTTTTTTATCTCCATGTATtcgttttctttctaaaatttttgttatgGTTGACTTCAAGCTTCATAACATTTTGGTTAGAAAAAGCGCATGGTATGACttccaattttatatttgttgaggcctgatttgtgttCTAATATATGACCCATTCTatagaatattccatgtgcacttgaaaacaaCGTGTATTCTAGTCTTTTAAGATGTCATATTCtggatatatctgttaagtccgtCTGGATCAGTGTAACATACAAAACTCATTGTTTCCTGTCGATGACCAGTCCATTGATGGAAGTGTGGTGTTAACATCCCCTAGTGTTATGTTTTTATTGTCAAtcagtttctttgtgtttgttattaatagttttatgtatttgagtgctcatATGCTGGGTGCACAATTATTCACAATTGTTGAAAATTCCTGTTGGATTGTACCCTTTATGATTCCATGGTACCCTTCTTTCTCTtgtgttatagtctttgttttaaacttcagtttgtctggtataagtaatgctactctggttttcttttgacattaATTTGCataatagatgtttctccatcctgtcactttcagtctgcaggtATCCTTACATCTAAATTGAGACCCCTGTAAGCACTAACTGGATGGATCACTTTTTTTATCCATGCTGATATCCTCTGAATTTTATTGGAGCACTTAGttcatgtactttatttttagagtttattcacatttgagacagaaagagagagaggatgcatgagggaagggcagagagagagggacatacagaatcagaagctggctccaggctctaaggtgtcagcacagagcctgactcaagactcaaactcatatactgagagatcatgacctaagccaaagtcgggtgcttaaccgatggagccacccaggtgcccctagttcatTTACTTTCAAAGTAGTTACTGTGAAGTATGCATTTAGTGTCATTTTGTGgcttgttttgttattgtttctgaaatttttcagtcattctttcttgtctttgtcacttttggtctctgcttttcactgaaaTAGTACCCTTTAATGTTTCTTCTGGCCTGCTTTAGTGACCGTGagctcctttattttttgtttgtctcagaaagtctctacctctctttctgtaTGAAAAGAAACTGTATGGGAAACCTGGGAATCAGACGGTTAAATGTCtgcctcagctcgggtcatgatcttgtggttcatgggtttgaaccccgtgttgaactctgtgctgacagctagctcagagcctggagcctgtcttcagtttctccctctctctctgactctcctctgctcacactgtctctctctgtctctaaaaataaatttaaaaacattaaaaattttttaaaaatccatctatttagtGTCTAcatgagactcatttttgacctaaagacaccttcaggttgaaaggaaagggatggagaaatatctatcatgcagcTGGAAGCCAAAAgtaagccagagtagccatacttacatcagacaaactggatgttatagtaaaggca
This region of Suricata suricatta isolate VVHF042 chromosome 6, meerkat_22Aug2017_6uvM2_HiC, whole genome shotgun sequence genomic DNA includes:
- the LOC115294076 gene encoding olfactory receptor 14A16-like, with product MLPIVTNLTAVTEFILMGFSTDKNIHILHLVLFFLIYFGALMGNVLIIMITTLDQSLHTPMYYFLNNLSFWDLCLISIIIPKSIANSLSHDNSISFTGCVAQVFLVIFSATTELNLLTAMCFDRYAAICHPLHYEIIITKDMCVYLIAVSWLGGGLTAVMHTVSTFSLSYCGSNIVHQFFGYIPKLLAISCSENLTREIVPIIISVVLDICCFICIIISYVNIVSAVKKIPSTEGQSKAYSTCLPHLVVVVLFFFTGFVAYLKPASGNPSISDLLISMFYTMVPPTVNPFIYSLRNNAMKMSLRRLLKRIFTTR